Proteins encoded within one genomic window of Glycine soja cultivar W05 chromosome 1, ASM419377v2, whole genome shotgun sequence:
- the LOC114408945 gene encoding probable E3 ubiquitin-protein ligase EDA40 — protein MVTGWRRAFCTSIPKDREPKVLTEKQQQQPQQQHCENTTTTTTNNNNNNHSSKFGFFSNPSRPRCESQPSSTPSLRCQTTCSVPNSPKLQCKTKTPRLFHNSNPSSPKSPSSFSLLKSTLRISKSRCGICMQSVRSGQGTAIFTAECSHTFHFPCIVKKHPIVTCPVCNTSWKELPVLSINHNNDKCDKRGFKVYNDDEPLMSPTSLSRFNPIPESENEDEDEDDNINTEFKGFNVNPLSNLPSSPAIRRNLELSLMPEVAIVAANRNYESYVVVLKLKPPHLTKPARRAPIDLVAVLDVGGAMSGNKLRLMKNSMRQVISSLRPTDRLSIVAFSAGSKRLLPLRRMTGGGQRSARRIVDALAAIDRTREGTPVKNDAVKKAAKVLEDRREKNVVASIVVLSDINDSRAGISIHKPSLVSTTRLTHLEVPVHAVRLGESPHALSDDALAKFVGGLLNVVAQDVRIQLEVVSRSRAVEIAGVYSFSGRPVPLGSSGWIRLGDLYVEEEIELLVELKVPAASAGSHHVLTVRSSYRDPLTREPLNPVEQAMLVPRPHAVRSSCARIERLRNFHVTARAVAESSRLAEHNDLTGAHQLLSSARALLLQSSEPDEEFLRWLEAEQAELQRRRQRQTLRNSRVEEKAEPLTPTSAWRAAERLAKVAIMRKSMNRVSDLHGFENARF, from the exons ATGGTTACTGGGTGGAGAAGAGCGTTCTGCACATCCATCCCCAAAGACAGAGAACCCAAAGTGTTAACAgagaaacaacaacaacaaccacaacAACAGCATTGCGagaacaccaccaccaccaccaccaacaacaacaacaataatcacAGTTCCAAGTTTGGATTTTTCTCCAACCCATCAAGACCCCGGTGCGAGTCTCAGCCTTCATCAACCCCTAGCCTTCGATGTCAAACCACATGCTCAGTCCCAAACAGCCCAAAACTtcaatgcaaaacaaaaactcCAAGGTTGTTCCATAACTCCAATCCCTCATCCCCCAAGTCACCTTCCAGCTTCTCACTTCTCAAATCCACCCTACGCATATCCAAA AGTCGATGTGGAATCTGTATGCAGAGCGTGAGGAGTGGGCAAGGAACTGCAATATTCACAGCGGAATGCTCTCACACGTTTCACTTCCCTTGCATAGTGAAGAAGCACCCGATCGTCACGTGCCCCGTGTGCAACACAAGCTGGAAGGAGCTTCCTGTGCTCTCCATCAACCACAACAACGACAAGTGCGACAAGAGAGGATTCAAGGTCTACAACGACGACGAGCCTCTCATGTCTCCAACTTCACTCTCTCGCTTCAATCCTATTCCCGAGTCCGAAAACGAAGACGAAGACGAAGATGATAACATTAACACGGAGTTTAAGGGCTTTAATGTCAATCCACTTTCCAATTTACCGTCCTCTCCGGCAATTAGGAGGAACCTCGAGCTATCGTTGATGCCGGAGGTGGCCATTGTCGCCGCCAACCGAAACTACGAGAGTTACGTCGTCGTTTTGAAGCTGAAGCCGCCGCACCTGACCAAACCGGCGCGTCGAGCTCCAATTGATCTCGTTGCCGTGCTCGACGTCGGCGGAGCCATGTCCGGCAACAAGCTCCGCCTCATGAAAAACTCCATGCGGCAAGTGATCTCATCGCTCCGTCCAACCGATCGTCTTTCTATCGTCGCATTCTCCGCCGGATCCAAGCGGCTGCTTCCGCTGCGGCGTATGACCGGCGGAGGCCAGCGGTCAGCGCGTCGGATCGTCGACGCCCTCGCTGCGATTGACCGAACACGAGAAGGAACTCCGGTGAAGAATGATGCTGTGAAAAAAGCCGCGAAAGTTCTCGAGGACCGCCGCGAGAAGAACGTCGTCGCGAGCATTGTAGTCCTCTCCGATATCAACGACTCGCGCGCCGGGATCAGTATCCACAAACCCTCGCTCGTTTCCACCACACGCCTTACTCACCTTGAAGTGCCTGTCCACGCGGTGCGGCTGGGAGAGTCTCCCCACGCGCTTTCCGACGACGCGCTCGCGAAATTCGTGGGAGGTTTGTTGAACGTGGTGGCTCAGGACGTTAGGATTCAGTTAGAGGTGGTGTCTCGATCACGCGCCGTGGAGATCGCGGGCGTGTACTCATTTTCGGGTCGACCCGTTCCACTCGGGTCGTCGGGTTGGATCCGACTCGGCGACCTCTACGTCGAAGAAGAGATAGAATTGCTCGTGGAGCTCAAGGTACCTGCAGCTTCCGCTGGGTCCCACCACGTTCTGACCGTACGATCTTCCTATCGGGACCCTCTCACTCGAGAGCCTTTAAATCCCGTTGAGCAGGCAATGCTCGTTCCCCGTCCCCACGCCGTACGATCATCGTGCGCCAGGATCGAACGCTTGCGGAACTTCCACGTCACCGCACGAGCCGTCGCTGAGTCTAGCCGGCTCGCGGAACACAATGATCTCACTGGAGCTCATCAGTTGCTCTCCTCGGCTCGCGCGCTTCTCTTGCAGTCAAGTGAGCCGGATGAGGAGTTTCTCCGCTGGCTCGAAGCCGAACAAGCCGAGCTTCAACGGCGCAGGCAAAGGCAAACACTGAGAAACAGTCGCGTTGAAGAGAAGGCTGAGCCGCTTACGCCGACTTCGGCTTGGCGAGCCGCTGAGAGGTTGGCTAAAGTGGCTATCATGAGAAAGTCTATGAACAGAGTTAGTGACTTGCATGGATTTGAGAATGCCAGATtttag